One segment of Anatilimnocola aggregata DNA contains the following:
- a CDS encoding Lpg1974 family pore-forming outer membrane protein, with amino-acid sequence MRINLFSIVATLSVALAFGGEMASAQYGPPGMSPYGAQGMAQSASFYQGGEGAAPMGAGGGMPASYGCSDAMGCGNGCGDGCDCCSGWNHRFHVFGEFLYLRPRDVDIAYASIIDGPIVAGAPGLQAGPIGVLDQDFQPGFRFGVGFTTDNCNQVTVSYTQLDASSTDAITATGTNVIRGLVLHPNSVNAGSNWLDADAVGDIQLKILDADYRGLLAHCCDYQVGYLVGVRYARLEQNFAAQFNNVGTEFVASTVDFDGVGMRLGLDFERYGRNKQWFVYGKGYSSFLGGEFKGTYLQGNQGDPVIANTSWNAGRIVSILDLETGIGWQSCSGNVRLSVGYLYSGWYNMVKQNEFISAVQNNDFVANGLSTYDSGITFDGLTARVEVRW; translated from the coding sequence ATGCGTATCAATCTTTTCTCGATCGTGGCGACATTGTCTGTCGCTTTGGCGTTCGGCGGTGAAATGGCTTCGGCTCAGTATGGGCCTCCCGGAATGTCTCCTTATGGAGCTCAGGGTATGGCGCAATCGGCCAGCTTCTACCAGGGTGGCGAAGGAGCCGCTCCGATGGGTGCCGGGGGTGGAATGCCCGCCAGCTATGGCTGCAGCGACGCCATGGGCTGCGGAAATGGTTGCGGCGATGGCTGCGACTGCTGCAGTGGTTGGAATCACCGCTTCCATGTGTTCGGTGAGTTTCTGTACCTCCGTCCTCGCGACGTCGATATCGCCTACGCTTCGATCATCGATGGTCCCATCGTCGCTGGTGCTCCTGGCCTACAGGCCGGACCTATTGGCGTGCTCGACCAAGACTTTCAGCCTGGCTTCCGCTTCGGTGTCGGTTTCACAACCGATAACTGCAACCAGGTCACCGTTAGCTATACACAACTCGATGCTTCTTCGACTGACGCCATCACCGCGACGGGTACGAACGTGATTCGCGGTCTCGTGTTGCATCCGAACTCGGTCAACGCGGGTTCTAACTGGCTCGACGCCGATGCCGTCGGTGACATCCAACTGAAGATTCTCGATGCCGACTACCGCGGACTGCTCGCTCACTGCTGCGACTATCAAGTCGGGTACCTGGTCGGTGTTCGTTACGCCCGGCTCGAACAGAACTTTGCCGCCCAGTTCAACAACGTCGGCACCGAGTTCGTCGCCTCGACGGTGGACTTTGACGGTGTTGGTATGCGACTCGGCTTGGACTTCGAACGCTATGGCCGCAACAAGCAATGGTTTGTCTACGGCAAGGGCTACAGCAGCTTCCTGGGTGGCGAATTCAAAGGCACCTATTTGCAAGGAAACCAGGGCGATCCGGTGATCGCGAACACCAGCTGGAATGCTGGCCGCATCGTCTCGATCCTCGATCTCGAAACCGGTATTGGCTGGCAAAGCTGCTCGGGTAACGTCCGCTTGTCGGTCGGTTACTTGTACAGCGGCTGGTACAATATGGTGAAGCAGAACGAATTCATCTCGGCTGTCCAGAACAACGACTTCGTTGCGAATGGCCTCAGCACTTACGACAGCGGAATCACGTTCGATGGACTCACCGCTCGCGTAGAAGTGCGCTGGTAA
- a CDS encoding DUF6340 family protein, with protein sequence MTFCRCTRLPELGLLLLATLLLASGCAPKARMMVWRPAELDIAGLERLAILDFEGDQQSGKIARSALQSQLFENKYYNLIDQAELARVRPVTTPEGNPDLTAAMEAARTMGVDAILCGQVVSYNVLDDLQTDHHIELGGSTSKSSKGDTSSGVGFGLDSTQTLTREASVSVAAKLIDVRTGEIRAARQFSHTFHGKRVNGQGDLPPREAILTKLLNECSQDVVRMIAPHYLPQEVVLARQYYGKGMNELRAGNKSAMKGNWTEAEKHWQTALRENPQSHAAQFNLALAAEARLDYPAAMQHLDNAIKGYAASDYQAAKKRMTAGQQKFQLAFAQAQSRPTAQAALAARNQPPPMAPNAQFPPQQQFVQQPPQYGPPQQPAAPHNVPPQMPAYGPPPPTGPQVMPASHSQLPPQ encoded by the coding sequence ATGACCTTCTGCCGTTGCACGCGTTTGCCTGAATTGGGGCTGTTGCTCCTGGCCACGCTGCTGCTTGCTTCTGGCTGTGCTCCCAAGGCGCGAATGATGGTTTGGCGACCGGCTGAACTCGATATCGCCGGGCTCGAGCGCTTGGCCATTCTCGATTTTGAAGGGGACCAGCAAAGCGGCAAGATCGCACGCTCGGCCCTGCAAAGCCAACTGTTCGAGAACAAGTACTACAACCTAATCGACCAGGCTGAACTGGCCCGTGTCCGACCTGTGACCACGCCCGAGGGAAATCCCGATCTGACCGCGGCCATGGAAGCAGCCCGGACGATGGGGGTCGATGCGATCCTTTGCGGGCAGGTCGTCAGTTATAACGTGCTCGACGATTTGCAAACCGATCATCACATCGAACTTGGCGGCTCGACCAGCAAGAGCTCCAAAGGTGATACGAGCAGCGGTGTGGGCTTCGGACTCGACAGCACGCAGACGTTAACGCGGGAAGCTTCGGTTTCGGTCGCAGCCAAACTGATCGATGTCCGCACCGGCGAGATCCGCGCGGCCCGGCAATTTTCGCACACATTTCATGGCAAGCGCGTTAATGGGCAGGGGGATCTACCTCCGCGCGAAGCAATCCTGACCAAGCTGCTCAACGAATGCTCGCAAGACGTGGTGCGGATGATCGCGCCGCATTATCTGCCGCAGGAAGTAGTATTGGCGCGGCAGTACTATGGGAAGGGAATGAACGAGCTTCGCGCCGGCAATAAGTCGGCCATGAAGGGAAATTGGACAGAGGCCGAGAAACACTGGCAGACGGCCTTGCGCGAGAATCCGCAGAGTCATGCCGCGCAGTTCAATCTGGCCTTGGCCGCCGAAGCGCGGCTCGATTATCCGGCTGCAATGCAACACCTCGATAACGCAATTAAAGGCTACGCTGCCAGCGACTATCAAGCGGCTAAGAAACGAATGACGGCCGGCCAACAGAAGTTTCAACTCGCGTTTGCCCAGGCTCAGTCGCGACCCACGGCTCAAGCGGCGCTAGCAGCCCGGAATCAGCCGCCACCAATGGCACCTAACGCGCAGTTCCCGCCGCAACAACAATTCGTTCAGCAACCGCCGCAGTATGGCCCGCCGCAACAGCCCGCCGCACCCCACAATGTGCCGCCGCAAATGCCCGCCTATGGCCCGCCGCCACCAACCGGGCCGCAAGTAATGCCAGCTTCGCATTCGCAACTGCCGCCGCAGTAG
- a CDS encoding acyltransferase family protein: MNKPLESAPRLASLDAYRGFIMFLMASAGFGIPAVAEKLPDSIWASIAPHVDHVPWVGCVLWDLIQPAFMFMVGVAAAYSTAKRIEKGDSLAKVLWHAFVRALALVLLGVLLASNSSRDKQTNWLFTNVLSQIGLGYFVLVLLSRSTRSVQWGVLIGILCGYWLLFAVWPPSPMPENADVSWMRNEDWLTGFFARWNPHTNPAAAFDRWFLNEFPRSEQYIATRGGYQTLNFVPSLATMLMGLLTGEVLRQARKPAQKLRTFVIAGLASLLLGWLAGITICPLVKRIWTPSWVLYSGGWVLLMLAVFYYVIDVKGWRTWSIPWTVIGMNSIFVYLGFQLSSGWIRETLARHLGQDWFTGDYQSMTQRTGVLIVLWLLAWWLYSQRVFLRL; encoded by the coding sequence ATGAACAAACCGCTGGAATCCGCGCCGCGACTAGCTTCCCTGGATGCTTATCGGGGCTTCATCATGTTTTTGATGGCCAGCGCGGGCTTTGGTATTCCCGCTGTTGCCGAGAAATTGCCCGACAGCATTTGGGCGAGTATTGCGCCGCATGTAGACCATGTGCCCTGGGTGGGCTGCGTGCTGTGGGATCTGATTCAACCGGCGTTCATGTTCATGGTTGGAGTCGCTGCTGCCTATTCGACGGCGAAGCGAATTGAGAAGGGGGACTCACTTGCAAAGGTGCTGTGGCACGCGTTTGTGCGAGCGCTTGCGCTCGTACTCTTGGGCGTGTTGCTCGCATCGAATTCATCGCGCGATAAGCAAACGAATTGGCTCTTCACCAATGTGCTCAGCCAAATTGGTTTGGGCTATTTTGTGTTAGTGCTGCTTTCGCGAAGTACTCGCAGCGTGCAGTGGGGCGTGCTGATTGGGATTCTGTGCGGGTATTGGCTGTTATTCGCAGTTTGGCCGCCGTCGCCAATGCCAGAAAACGCGGATGTGTCCTGGATGCGCAACGAGGACTGGCTCACCGGGTTCTTTGCACGCTGGAATCCCCACACAAATCCGGCCGCAGCCTTTGATCGTTGGTTCCTCAATGAGTTCCCGCGCAGCGAACAATATATCGCGACGCGGGGCGGCTATCAGACGCTCAACTTTGTGCCATCGCTCGCGACCATGTTGATGGGATTGCTGACCGGCGAAGTCTTGCGCCAAGCCAGAAAGCCTGCCCAGAAGCTACGAACATTTGTGATCGCTGGCTTGGCGAGTCTGCTGTTGGGTTGGCTCGCGGGGATCACGATTTGTCCGCTGGTCAAACGTATCTGGACGCCGTCGTGGGTGCTCTACAGCGGCGGCTGGGTGCTGCTGATGCTCGCCGTGTTTTACTACGTCATCGACGTGAAGGGCTGGCGAACGTGGTCGATTCCCTGGACCGTGATCGGCATGAACTCGATCTTCGTCTATCTCGGCTTTCAACTCAGCTCGGGTTGGATTCGCGAGACGCTGGCCAGGCACCTGGGGCAAGATTGGTTCACCGGCGACTATCAGTCGATGACGCAGCGAACGGGTGTGCTGATTGTGCTCTGGCTGCTGGCTTGGTGGCTTTATAGTCAACGAGTGTTCTTGCGGCTGTAG
- a CDS encoding PSD1 and planctomycete cytochrome C domain-containing protein, with product MVLSRPCVSKPNGYWLKVLPAMAVVCVLSPLAHGAEPAADARGIEFFEKKIRPVLVEHCYECHSAKSKIVQGNLYLDSREGSRRGGDSGPAVVPAKGDESLILEALRHDSFEMPPKGKLPDAVIADFVKWIDLGAPDPREGAAPALKVVDIEAGRKFWSFQPPQRHSLPSVMNEAWTWTDIDRYVLAKLEEKSLRPAPDAERALLIRRLTFDLIGLPPTPEEIADFLADRSPLAVAKVVDRLLATPQFGERWGRHWLDVARYAESSGKERNVPYRMAWRYRDYVIDALNADMPYDQFIREQIAGDLLPADSTAERDRQLIATGFLAIGPQALTERVPEQFLLDVADEQLDATCRAFLASTAACARCHDHKFDPIPTTDYYGLIGIFRSTELLAGVQPLRREFSYARAAALGDEAQRLGPSRDLQTRIAKLERELDVCRNKVRDANKTKDPPQIELAKQAEAKTFAALTDLRSQAEGAEIRYAMAVRDVAQPVDYAVRIRGELDDLGPVVPRRFISVLTSERTRSVNRQHSGRLELAAWIASRDNPLTARVMVNRLWQHLFGTGLVESTDNFGLTGEKPSHPELLDYLSLRFMDEGWSIKRAIRTIVLSRVYQLSDQRDAAAYALDPGNRLLWRFGRRRLEAEAIRDAILFASGELDLRRPVNSETLKLPNLELGSTARLMAADDSLRCRGVYLPMLRNNVPGMLGLFDMADPSLVIGRREVTSVATQALYLMNSKFVMDQAKSLARRLLDEEPADVAARLELAYRRTLTRSPTAEEQRQVWEFVEQARANPSSKVAKSQVEIEAWANVCQALFGSAEFLYVH from the coding sequence ATGGTTCTCTCTCGACCCTGCGTCTCGAAGCCCAACGGTTACTGGCTCAAGGTCTTGCCCGCGATGGCTGTTGTGTGCGTACTCTCTCCGCTCGCGCACGGTGCCGAACCCGCAGCTGATGCTCGTGGCATAGAATTCTTCGAAAAGAAGATTCGCCCGGTCCTCGTCGAGCATTGTTACGAGTGTCATTCGGCGAAGTCCAAGATCGTACAAGGAAACCTCTATCTCGATTCGCGCGAAGGTTCTCGCCGCGGCGGTGACTCGGGGCCTGCCGTGGTTCCCGCCAAAGGTGACGAGAGCCTGATTCTGGAAGCCTTACGGCACGATAGTTTTGAAATGCCACCCAAGGGCAAACTCCCCGACGCGGTGATAGCCGACTTTGTGAAGTGGATCGACCTAGGTGCTCCGGATCCCCGCGAAGGAGCAGCTCCGGCGCTCAAGGTCGTCGATATTGAAGCAGGTCGCAAATTCTGGTCATTTCAACCGCCCCAGCGCCACTCGTTACCCTCTGTGATGAACGAAGCTTGGACCTGGACGGATATCGATCGCTATGTGCTCGCTAAGCTAGAAGAGAAGTCGCTGCGGCCGGCACCTGACGCCGAGCGGGCCCTGCTCATTCGACGATTGACGTTCGACCTGATCGGTTTGCCTCCGACGCCGGAAGAAATCGCAGACTTCCTTGCCGATCGTTCGCCGCTGGCCGTGGCCAAGGTCGTCGATCGCCTGCTAGCGACGCCTCAGTTTGGCGAACGCTGGGGGCGACATTGGTTGGACGTCGCGCGGTATGCAGAATCCAGCGGTAAGGAGCGCAACGTTCCTTACCGAATGGCTTGGCGCTATCGAGACTACGTGATCGACGCGCTGAATGCCGACATGCCCTACGATCAATTCATTCGCGAACAAATCGCCGGCGACTTACTTCCCGCGGATTCAACCGCCGAGCGCGACCGGCAGTTGATTGCGACGGGTTTCTTGGCGATTGGTCCCCAGGCTCTGACGGAGCGAGTTCCCGAGCAGTTTTTGCTCGATGTGGCCGACGAACAACTCGATGCCACCTGCCGCGCTTTCCTGGCCAGCACGGCTGCCTGCGCACGCTGTCACGACCATAAGTTCGATCCGATTCCCACCACCGACTACTACGGGCTGATTGGCATTTTCCGCAGCACGGAACTGCTCGCTGGGGTGCAGCCGCTGCGGCGCGAGTTCTCTTATGCGCGGGCTGCTGCGCTGGGGGATGAAGCGCAGCGTCTTGGCCCGAGTCGCGACCTGCAGACGCGAATTGCCAAACTCGAGAGGGAACTTGACGTTTGTCGCAACAAAGTTCGCGATGCCAACAAAACAAAGGATCCGCCTCAAATCGAGTTGGCCAAGCAAGCCGAAGCTAAAACATTTGCCGCGTTAACTGACTTGCGATCGCAGGCCGAGGGAGCGGAGATTCGTTATGCCATGGCCGTCCGCGATGTTGCTCAGCCCGTCGATTATGCGGTCCGCATACGTGGCGAGTTGGACGACCTTGGACCTGTCGTGCCGCGCCGGTTTATTTCGGTACTTACCAGCGAACGAACACGGTCCGTCAATCGCCAGCATAGTGGTCGGTTGGAATTGGCCGCGTGGATTGCAAGTCGCGATAACCCGTTAACTGCGCGAGTTATGGTGAATCGCCTCTGGCAACATTTATTTGGTACGGGACTTGTCGAATCGACCGATAACTTCGGGCTCACGGGCGAGAAGCCCAGCCACCCTGAGTTGCTCGACTATCTGTCGCTCCGGTTTATGGATGAAGGTTGGAGTATCAAGCGTGCGATCCGCACCATCGTCTTGAGCCGCGTCTATCAACTTTCTGACCAGCGCGATGCCGCTGCCTATGCGCTCGATCCCGGCAATCGGCTGCTGTGGCGTTTTGGTCGCCGCCGCTTGGAAGCCGAAGCGATTCGCGATGCCATCCTATTTGCCAGCGGAGAACTCGACCTCCGTCGTCCCGTCAACTCGGAGACATTAAAGTTGCCCAACTTGGAGCTCGGCTCGACGGCCCGCTTGATGGCTGCGGACGATTCGCTCCGTTGCCGCGGTGTCTATCTGCCGATGCTACGCAACAACGTGCCGGGAATGCTGGGGCTGTTCGATATGGCAGATCCCAGCCTAGTGATTGGCCGCCGCGAAGTGACTTCCGTCGCCACCCAAGCCCTCTACCTCATGAATAGTAAATTCGTGATGGATCAGGCGAAATCTCTTGCCAGGCGTTTGCTCGACGAAGAGCCTGCCGATGTCGCTGCCCGGTTGGAATTGGCTTATCGACGTACTTTGACTCGCAGCCCAACGGCAGAAGAGCAGCGGCAGGTCTGGGAGTTTGTCGAACAGGCACGTGCGAATCCGAGTAGTAAGGTCGCGAAGAGCCAAGTCGAAATCGAAGCCTGGGCGAATGTCTGCCAGGCACTGTTTGGTTCCGCAGAGTTCCTCTACGTTCACTAA
- a CDS encoding DUF1501 domain-containing protein gives MMIPPLTFSPSRREVLRRLSCGFGYTALAGLCGQQALAESTKGSPLTPHFPPKAKRVIFMFMVGGPSHVDTFDYKPQLQKDDGKSAPRQDVGGDRVWLKSPFKFQQHGESGLWISELFPHLAKRADNLCLLNGMHTDLPSHAQGTVLWHTGSSQFVRPSVGAWVLYGLGTENSDLPGFITLNPTSSFGGAQNYGSAFLPASFQGMRIGGGNNNSMAQAKVAHIANPKLSPSEQRRQLDLMQAINRRWLAEDAVNPELEGVIESFEMAFRMQSALPKLMDLSSETQATLDQYGIGASSKPTDNFGRQCLLARRYIEAGVRFVEISYPDWDQHTDLRSKHSANCLATDQPIAALIADLESRGLLEETLIVWGGEFGRTPGTTNSRSVNDGRDHNAQGFTMWMAGGGVKGGMSYGATDEHGYAAVDGKVHIHDLHATTLHLLGLDHEKLTYRYSGRDFRLTDVHGRVIKEILI, from the coding sequence ATGATGATTCCCCCACTCACTTTTTCGCCAAGCCGTCGTGAGGTTCTGAGGCGCCTGTCGTGCGGCTTCGGCTACACGGCGCTCGCAGGACTTTGCGGCCAGCAAGCCCTGGCGGAGTCGACGAAAGGAAGCCCACTTACTCCTCATTTTCCGCCGAAGGCCAAGCGCGTCATCTTCATGTTCATGGTCGGCGGACCTTCGCACGTCGACACGTTCGATTACAAACCGCAATTGCAAAAGGACGATGGCAAGTCGGCACCGCGCCAGGATGTGGGGGGCGATCGCGTCTGGTTGAAGTCGCCGTTCAAATTCCAGCAGCATGGCGAAAGTGGGCTGTGGATTTCAGAATTGTTTCCGCACCTCGCCAAACGGGCCGACAACCTGTGCCTGCTCAACGGCATGCACACCGACTTGCCGAGCCATGCGCAGGGGACAGTCCTTTGGCACACCGGCAGTTCGCAGTTCGTTCGTCCATCGGTTGGTGCCTGGGTGCTTTATGGCCTGGGAACAGAAAACAGTGATCTTCCCGGCTTCATCACTTTGAATCCCACTTCGAGCTTCGGCGGCGCGCAAAATTATGGCAGCGCGTTCTTGCCAGCCTCATTTCAAGGCATGCGAATCGGTGGCGGCAACAATAATTCGATGGCGCAGGCCAAGGTCGCGCACATTGCAAATCCCAAGCTGTCGCCCAGCGAACAACGCCGCCAACTCGACTTGATGCAAGCCATCAATCGTCGGTGGTTGGCAGAAGATGCAGTGAACCCGGAACTCGAAGGGGTGATCGAGTCGTTCGAAATGGCCTTTCGCATGCAGAGTGCGCTGCCGAAGTTGATGGACCTCTCCAGCGAAACGCAAGCGACGCTCGATCAATACGGCATCGGAGCCAGCAGCAAACCGACCGACAATTTCGGCCGGCAGTGCTTGCTCGCGCGGCGCTACATCGAAGCTGGCGTGCGCTTCGTCGAAATCTCATACCCCGATTGGGACCAGCATACCGATCTCCGCAGCAAGCACTCAGCCAATTGCCTGGCGACGGACCAACCGATTGCTGCATTAATTGCCGACTTGGAAAGTCGCGGTCTGCTCGAGGAGACGTTGATTGTCTGGGGCGGTGAGTTTGGTCGCACACCGGGAACCACAAACAGCCGCAGCGTGAATGACGGTCGCGACCACAACGCGCAAGGCTTCACCATGTGGATGGCCGGGGGCGGCGTGAAAGGCGGGATGTCATATGGCGCTACCGACGAGCATGGCTATGCCGCCGTCGATGGCAAAGTTCACATTCATGATCTGCACGCGACGACGCTGCACTTGCTCGGGCTCGATCACGAAAAGCTGACCTACCGCTATTCAGGTCGCGACTTCCGCCTGACCGATGTGCATGGCCGCGTGATTAAAGAGATACTGATTTGA
- a CDS encoding NAD-dependent epimerase/dehydratase family protein, whose amino-acid sequence MKHLLVTGGAGFIGSHLVEALLTAGNRVTVVDDESTGRFANLERPSLVQAKKSDQLKIVRGSIGDLELVQKCLTDVDEVYHLAAAVGVALIASQPRQTIERNIYPTQILLDELCAQHQQGKPVKFFLASTSEVYGKNPKPVWNEDDDLVFGATTKPRWSYGASKAIDEFLTLACSRQFGLPVVIARFFNVVGPRQTGAYGMVLPRFVEAAVAGRSLTVHDDGNQTRCFAHVSDVVRAILGLMDSPDAIGRVFNIGSDRPISILQLAERVIALAGSKSQVDFQSYRDAYDADFEDIRRRVPDLTRIRTTIGWQAQLTLDDIIRDCLAAR is encoded by the coding sequence GTGAAGCATCTTTTAGTCACTGGCGGAGCGGGATTCATCGGTTCGCACCTGGTCGAGGCCCTGCTGACCGCCGGCAATCGGGTGACCGTTGTCGATGACGAATCGACCGGCCGGTTCGCAAATCTTGAGCGCCCCAGTCTTGTGCAGGCGAAGAAGTCGGACCAGTTAAAAATTGTGCGCGGCTCGATTGGTGACCTCGAACTGGTCCAAAAGTGCTTGACCGACGTCGACGAGGTCTATCATCTGGCGGCAGCCGTTGGGGTGGCGTTGATCGCCAGTCAGCCACGCCAGACGATCGAGCGAAACATTTATCCGACGCAAATCTTGCTCGACGAACTGTGTGCCCAGCATCAGCAAGGCAAACCGGTGAAGTTCTTTCTCGCCAGTACAAGCGAAGTCTATGGTAAGAACCCCAAACCGGTCTGGAACGAAGACGACGACCTGGTCTTTGGGGCCACCACCAAGCCCCGCTGGTCGTACGGAGCCAGCAAGGCGATCGACGAATTCCTGACCCTGGCATGCAGCCGGCAGTTTGGCTTGCCGGTGGTGATTGCTCGGTTCTTCAATGTGGTGGGCCCGCGACAAACCGGTGCCTATGGCATGGTGTTGCCTAGGTTCGTCGAGGCGGCTGTGGCCGGCCGGTCACTCACGGTGCACGACGACGGCAACCAGACTCGGTGCTTCGCCCATGTGAGCGATGTGGTTCGCGCAATCCTCGGACTGATGGATTCACCAGACGCCATCGGCCGGGTCTTTAACATCGGTAGCGATCGGCCCATCTCGATCTTGCAACTGGCCGAGCGGGTGATTGCTTTGGCTGGTTCGAAGTCGCAGGTCGACTTTCAAAGTTACCGCGATGCTTACGATGCCGACTTTGAAGATATTCGCCGCCGCGTTCCCGACCTGACCCGCATTCGCACCACTATCGGCTGGCAAGCGCAACTCACGCTCGACGACATCATTCGGGACTGCCTGGCCGCGCGGTAG